In Arthrobacter sp. SLBN-83, one DNA window encodes the following:
- a CDS encoding aminotransferase-like domain-containing protein yields MNNDSSSRIVAALRHWISDAAPGARLPSTRQLVAEYQASPVTVQKALQALTAQGLIDSRPGVGTFVRAVRTARPSDYGWQTAALRPPSAPLPSSSGTMRNVPGDAIWFHSGYPDRELLPERLVRSALARAARGDAALSRPPAAGMPELQQWFAQELGSATPVGITPPTPNDVIVLPGSQSGLSSIFRALVGAGQPLLIESPSYWGAILAAAQTEVRLIPVPSGPEGPDPADVERAFVETGARAFYVQPNYSNPAGTQWSRGRGDEILEVARRHGAFLVEDDWAHDFGITSDPIPLATRDDSGHVVYIRSLTKSVSTAIRVAAVIARGPARERILGHRAAESMYVSGLLQAAALDVVTQPGWHSHLRNLRQQLQSRRDLLASSIREHVPQAHIDNLPKGGLNLWVRLPDGTDLPRLVRDCDDAGVIIAAGTEWFPAEPAGAFIRLNYSGPNPGAYPEGARIIGGALARQV; encoded by the coding sequence ATGAATAACGATAGCAGCTCCCGGATCGTTGCGGCACTGCGCCACTGGATTTCGGACGCCGCCCCGGGCGCGCGCTTGCCGTCCACCCGGCAGTTGGTGGCGGAGTACCAGGCCAGTCCCGTGACGGTGCAAAAGGCGCTGCAGGCGCTGACCGCGCAGGGGTTGATCGACAGCCGGCCGGGGGTGGGAACCTTCGTCCGGGCCGTGCGCACCGCACGGCCGTCGGACTATGGCTGGCAAACCGCTGCGCTGCGGCCGCCGTCGGCCCCGTTGCCGTCGTCGTCGGGCACCATGCGCAACGTTCCGGGCGACGCCATCTGGTTCCACTCCGGCTACCCGGACCGCGAGCTGCTGCCGGAACGGCTGGTCCGTTCCGCCCTGGCTCGGGCCGCGCGCGGCGACGCCGCCCTGTCCAGGCCTCCGGCCGCCGGCATGCCCGAACTGCAGCAATGGTTCGCCCAGGAACTGGGATCGGCGACCCCTGTGGGCATCACTCCCCCGACACCGAATGACGTCATCGTGCTGCCGGGAAGCCAAAGCGGACTCAGCTCCATCTTCCGTGCGCTGGTAGGTGCCGGCCAGCCGCTGCTCATCGAATCACCGTCCTACTGGGGCGCCATCCTGGCTGCAGCCCAGACCGAAGTGCGGCTGATTCCCGTTCCCAGCGGACCGGAGGGACCGGACCCGGCGGACGTGGAGCGCGCCTTTGTCGAAACCGGGGCGCGCGCCTTCTACGTACAGCCCAACTATTCGAATCCTGCCGGCACCCAGTGGTCCCGGGGGCGGGGCGACGAGATCCTGGAGGTGGCACGCCGGCACGGCGCGTTCCTGGTGGAGGACGACTGGGCACACGACTTCGGCATCACCTCGGACCCCATACCCCTGGCCACCAGGGACGATTCCGGCCACGTGGTCTACATCCGGTCCCTGACCAAGAGCGTTTCCACCGCCATTCGCGTAGCCGCCGTGATCGCGCGCGGACCGGCGCGGGAACGCATTCTGGGCCACCGGGCCGCCGAATCAATGTACGTGAGCGGCCTGCTGCAGGCCGCGGCGTTGGATGTGGTGACCCAACCCGGATGGCACTCGCACCTGCGGAACCTCCGCCAGCAGCTCCAGTCGCGCCGGGACCTGTTGGCCAGCAGCATCCGTGAGCACGTTCCGCAGGCCCATATCGACAACCTGCCCAAGGGTGGGCTCAACCTGTGGGTGCGTCTGCCGGACGGCACGGATCTTCCCCGGCTGGTGCGGGACTGTGACGATGCCGGCGTCATCATTGCCGCCGGCACGGAATGGTTTCCTGCCGAACCGGCGGGGGCCTTCATCCGGCTCAACTACTCTGGCCCGAACCCCGGCGCCTACCCGGAGGGAGCCAGGATCATCGGCGGCGCACTGGCACGGCAGGTCTGA
- a CDS encoding SDR family NAD(P)-dependent oxidoreductase yields MTPRTIVITGASDGIGAAAARTLAKAGEQVVVVGRSAEKTRALAGDIGADHYLADFADLAQVRDLAEKLKANYSRIDVLANNAGGIMGKRALTVDGNESTFQVNHLAPFLLTTLLMDTLTASNAKVINTSSAANNFGKLDLFDLTAEHGYSTNRAYGTGKLANILFTSELHRRFHEQGITTAAFHPGVVRTNFAAESSSPFRHVYTTLLNRFMLSPDQGADTMLWLINGTAGTDWISGAYYAKRALAKANPQAYDAVLARGLWEKSAELVRAFA; encoded by the coding sequence TTGACTCCTCGCACCATCGTGATCACCGGCGCCAGCGACGGCATCGGAGCTGCAGCGGCACGGACGCTGGCCAAGGCAGGGGAGCAGGTGGTCGTCGTCGGCCGGTCAGCGGAAAAGACCCGCGCCTTGGCCGGAGACATCGGCGCGGACCACTACCTGGCCGACTTCGCGGACCTTGCACAGGTCCGCGACCTCGCGGAAAAACTGAAGGCCAACTACTCCCGCATCGATGTCCTGGCCAACAACGCCGGCGGCATCATGGGCAAGCGCGCCCTCACTGTGGATGGCAACGAATCCACGTTCCAGGTCAACCACCTGGCGCCGTTCCTGCTCACCACGCTCCTCATGGACACGCTCACTGCCAGCAACGCGAAGGTGATCAACACCTCCAGCGCCGCCAACAACTTCGGCAAGCTGGACCTGTTCGATCTCACGGCCGAGCACGGCTACAGCACCAACCGCGCCTACGGCACCGGCAAGCTGGCCAACATCTTGTTTACCTCCGAGCTGCACCGCCGCTTCCACGAACAAGGGATTACGACGGCGGCGTTCCACCCCGGCGTGGTCCGCACCAACTTCGCGGCGGAGTCTTCAAGCCCGTTCCGACACGTGTACACAACGTTGCTGAACCGCTTCATGCTCAGCCCGGACCAGGGTGCCGACACCATGCTGTGGCTCATCAACGGCACCGCCGGCACGGACTGGATCTCCGGCGCCTACTACGCCAAGCGCGCCCTGGCCAAGGCCAACCCCCAGGCGTACGACGCCGTGCTGGCGCGCGGCCTGTGGGAAAAGAGCGCGGAACTGGTCAGGGCGTTTGCCTGA
- a CDS encoding FMN-binding negative transcriptional regulator yields MYVPAHFAARPDAVRNLLASPGAANLVTMTNQGLLATLLPFAFNPAVGEHGALQAHMARNNPQWSSVPIGEALAIIQGPDDYISPSWYGSKAEHGRVVPTWNYSTAHVYGELVVHDDAGWLARHVRHLTALHESGREEPWTVDDAPDKFIAGQLRAIVGVELVITRIEAKEKLSQNRSAADAQGVASGLRSVGREAGAAAVERVRP; encoded by the coding sequence ATGTACGTTCCTGCCCACTTCGCTGCCCGTCCTGACGCCGTCCGGAACCTCCTCGCGAGCCCCGGCGCCGCCAACCTGGTGACCATGACAAACCAGGGCCTGCTGGCAACGCTGCTGCCGTTCGCCTTCAACCCCGCCGTGGGGGAGCACGGGGCGCTGCAGGCGCACATGGCGCGGAACAACCCGCAATGGTCCAGCGTGCCGATTGGTGAGGCGCTCGCCATCATCCAGGGGCCGGACGACTACATCTCGCCGTCCTGGTACGGCTCCAAAGCCGAGCACGGCAGGGTGGTCCCCACCTGGAACTACAGCACCGCCCACGTGTACGGCGAGCTGGTGGTCCATGACGACGCCGGCTGGCTGGCACGGCACGTCCGGCACCTGACCGCGCTGCACGAGAGCGGCCGGGAGGAACCGTGGACTGTTGACGATGCGCCGGACAAATTCATCGCAGGGCAGCTGCGGGCCATCGTGGGCGTGGAGCTGGTGATTACCCGGATCGAGGCGAAGGAGAAACTGAGCCAGAACCGCTCCGCCGCCGACGCGCAAGGGGTGGCTTCCGGGCTCCGGAGCGTCGGGCGGGAAGCCGGCGCGGCCGCCGTCGAACGGGTCCGCCCCTGA
- a CDS encoding GAF and ANTAR domain-containing protein, producing the protein MDNSLPLANELAKLTGQAADGFLTEENASKAVQSLAYVLRDSIPNAAGAGASIINARGRRESAGATDPVVLRADKLQYELGQGPCLSAWAEQRAIIIQDTRQETRWPKWTAAIAELPLRSVLSAPLTTEGRRIGALKVYSPSPLVFDDHSVFLIERLAGPAAVLLGSARDREATQRLGSQLAEALANRDAISQAQGVLIERMHVSSREALDVMLAESRKEGKPLQEVARGIVNGLADG; encoded by the coding sequence ATGGACAACTCCCTACCGCTGGCCAATGAGCTGGCCAAGCTGACAGGACAGGCAGCGGACGGCTTTCTCACCGAGGAGAATGCGTCCAAAGCCGTCCAGTCCCTGGCCTACGTCCTCCGGGACTCGATCCCTAACGCCGCCGGGGCCGGCGCTTCGATTATCAACGCGCGCGGGCGGCGGGAAAGCGCGGGTGCCACCGATCCAGTGGTCCTCCGGGCCGACAAGCTGCAGTACGAGCTGGGCCAGGGGCCGTGCCTGAGCGCGTGGGCTGAACAGCGTGCCATCATCATCCAGGACACCAGGCAAGAGACCCGCTGGCCCAAGTGGACAGCAGCCATCGCGGAACTGCCGCTGCGGTCCGTGCTCAGTGCCCCACTGACCACTGAGGGAAGGCGCATCGGCGCACTCAAGGTGTACTCGCCGTCTCCGTTGGTGTTCGACGACCACTCAGTTTTCCTGATTGAGCGGCTGGCCGGTCCCGCAGCCGTCCTCCTGGGCAGCGCGCGCGACCGTGAAGCGACACAGCGGCTTGGTTCGCAGCTTGCGGAGGCGCTCGCCAACAGGGACGCGATTTCGCAAGCCCAAGGCGTCCTGATCGAGCGGATGCACGTGAGCTCCCGCGAGGCCTTGGATGTAATGCTGGCTGAGTCCCGCAAAGAGGGCAAGCCATTGCAGGAGGTAGCGCGCGGAATCGTTAACGGGCTCGCCGACGGGTAG
- a CDS encoding DMT family transporter, translating into MKEHSSATVLGDPVVLPSQSNGLPSSAQARKAIGIWWGLLGVAAFSFTVPFTRVAVAGIPPLFIGSGRAVVAALLAAAALAITRQRLPQPGTWLRLALVAAGVVVGFPLLTSYALTAVPAGHGAVVIALLPAATATAAILRTRERARPAFWAVMLLGSLAAVSFAFLQSGGVGHLHWADLLLLGAVACAAVGYAEGGLLARELGSWQTIAWALVLAAPAMLVLAGVSVLDQPPSATPVQWAAFGYLAVVSMFLGFFAWYRGLAIGPMAQVSQIQLLQPVMSICWAALLLGEDLTWTTVIGAVAVILCAAAAVRVRLKPTS; encoded by the coding sequence ATGAAAGAACATAGTAGCGCTACTGTCCTTGGTGACCCAGTGGTACTGCCGTCCCAGAGCAATGGACTGCCCAGTTCCGCTCAAGCCCGCAAGGCCATTGGAATCTGGTGGGGCCTCCTGGGCGTCGCGGCCTTCTCCTTCACCGTCCCATTCACCCGGGTCGCCGTCGCCGGGATCCCACCGCTGTTCATCGGTTCCGGCCGGGCCGTGGTGGCCGCACTCCTCGCGGCCGCAGCCCTGGCCATCACCCGCCAGCGGCTGCCGCAACCCGGCACCTGGCTGCGCCTCGCGCTCGTGGCTGCGGGCGTCGTCGTCGGCTTTCCGCTGCTCACCTCCTATGCACTCACTGCCGTTCCGGCGGGGCATGGCGCGGTGGTCATCGCCCTGTTGCCGGCAGCCACGGCAACGGCGGCCATCCTGCGCACCCGCGAGCGGGCGCGTCCCGCTTTTTGGGCGGTGATGCTGCTTGGTTCGCTGGCGGCGGTGTCCTTCGCGTTCCTTCAGTCCGGCGGTGTGGGGCACCTGCACTGGGCCGACCTCCTGCTGCTCGGCGCCGTCGCCTGCGCGGCGGTGGGGTACGCGGAGGGCGGCCTGCTGGCCCGCGAACTGGGATCGTGGCAGACCATCGCATGGGCGCTGGTCCTCGCCGCTCCGGCCATGCTGGTCCTGGCCGGGGTTTCCGTCCTGGACCAGCCGCCGTCGGCCACCCCCGTCCAGTGGGCCGCCTTCGGATACCTCGCCGTGGTGAGCATGTTCCTGGGCTTCTTCGCCTGGTACCGCGGACTAGCCATCGGCCCCATGGCGCAGGTGAGCCAGATCCAGCTGCTCCAGCCCGTGATGAGCATCTGCTGGGCAGCCCTCCTGCTGGGCGAGGACCTCACCTGGACCACCGTCATTGGCGCCGTTGCCGTCATCCTCTGCGCCGCCGCGGCCGTCCGCGTCCGGCTTAAGCCAACCTCCTGA
- the rlmC gene encoding 23S rRNA (uracil(747)-C(5))-methyltransferase RlmC, which translates to MHCSYFDAGTCRSCTQMGRPYGEQLAGKQQHCQTLLSDHTGLEWLPPVASEESGFRNKAKMVIGGTAQNPTIGILDADGHGVDLRKCGVCSPGLRAVFPVLASFIRRLRLTPYDVPRRTGELKHVIITESPDGEVMLRLVLRSENTLPRIRKHLPDLLAALPQVKVVSVNLLPEHKAVLEGEREILLTEQSTLNMRVNGINLRLRPQSFFQTNTEMAGALYRQGREWVNELAPASVWDLYCGVGGFALHSAAPSRTVTGIEASSEAIVSARLSSDEAGLEGMEFQAGDATAFALAAEQSPELVIVNPPRRGIGKELCGWLESSGVQHVVYSSCNAQSLARDLAALPSFSARRARVLDMFPQTTHYEVMVLLERTA; encoded by the coding sequence ATGCACTGTTCCTACTTTGATGCCGGCACCTGCCGCTCCTGCACCCAGATGGGCAGGCCGTACGGCGAACAGCTGGCCGGCAAGCAGCAGCACTGCCAGACCCTCCTCTCCGACCACACCGGCCTCGAATGGCTGCCGCCCGTTGCCAGCGAAGAGTCCGGCTTCCGCAACAAGGCCAAGATGGTGATCGGCGGCACGGCGCAAAACCCCACAATCGGGATCCTGGACGCCGACGGCCACGGCGTGGACCTGCGCAAGTGCGGCGTCTGCTCCCCCGGCCTGCGGGCAGTTTTCCCGGTGCTGGCCAGCTTCATCCGCAGGCTGCGCCTCACGCCCTACGACGTCCCCAGGCGCACGGGTGAACTCAAGCACGTCATCATCACCGAGTCCCCGGACGGCGAGGTCATGCTCCGCCTGGTGCTGCGCTCCGAGAACACGCTACCGCGCATCCGGAAGCACCTGCCGGACCTCCTGGCGGCCCTGCCGCAAGTGAAGGTGGTATCGGTCAACCTGCTCCCGGAGCACAAGGCAGTCCTGGAGGGCGAGCGCGAGATCCTGCTGACGGAGCAGTCCACCCTGAACATGCGGGTCAACGGCATCAACCTTCGCCTCCGCCCGCAAAGCTTCTTCCAGACCAACACGGAGATGGCCGGGGCGCTGTACCGGCAGGGGCGCGAATGGGTCAACGAGCTGGCCCCGGCCTCGGTCTGGGACCTGTACTGCGGCGTGGGCGGCTTCGCCCTGCACAGCGCCGCCCCCTCCCGCACGGTGACCGGCATCGAGGCCAGCAGCGAAGCGATCGTTTCCGCCCGGCTCAGCAGCGACGAAGCAGGGCTGGAGGGGATGGAGTTCCAGGCCGGTGACGCCACGGCGTTCGCCCTTGCGGCGGAGCAGTCGCCGGAGCTGGTGATCGTGAACCCGCCCCGGCGCGGCATCGGCAAGGAGCTGTGCGGCTGGCTGGAGTCATCCGGCGTGCAGCACGTGGTCTACTCCAGCTGCAACGCCCAGTCGCTGGCCCGCGACCTGGCCGCCCTTCCCTCCTTCAGCGCACGGCGGGCCCGGGTGCTGGACATGTTCCCGCAGACCACGCACTACGAGGTGATGGTGCTGCTGGAGCGGACTGCGTAG